A segment of the Scyliorhinus canicula unplaced genomic scaffold, sScyCan1.1, whole genome shotgun sequence genome:
GTTGTTTCTTCAGTCCGCGAGCGGTAAGCGGAAAATTGCGGAAAGTAGGCACCAATCGATCTGCCAGGTGTGTGGAGTATTTTTGTAAACATGTTGTGCAAGCACAAACTTCGGAAAAAGACTTCCCAGTCTCCCATTTGAACCGAGTTGGTCCTCTCCGGCCCGTTTTAAAGACCGCCATCTTTCATAGGGGCAATTAGAGCAGGACGCATGTGCAGTCGCCATCTTTGTACGGGGCAATGTTTTCATTGAATGGGGTGCGTAATAATATCACAGCGAAAGAGAGATCATTGTAATcacatcatagaatccatacagtgcagcaggaggctattcggcccatagagtctgcatcaACTAACCTGAAAGACCACTCTATGTAGGCCCACGttacctttgggcactaagggtcaatttagcatgaagCAAATCCTGCTCTGATTCCCACTCCCTCTTCGGATgtcctgccccatgtgtccaaaAAACTGCAGGTCTGtgcagtcacatgaagacccatggcagaaacaCAGACCCTGAGTAGACATCATCCTCAGATCGAGGGACTGCTGATGACTAcggggaaaatgaaatgaaaatcgcttattgtcacgaataggcttcaaatgaacttcaaatgaagttactgtgaaaagcccctagtcaccacattccggcacctgttcagggaggctggtgcgggaattgaaccgtgctactggcctgcttggtctgctttcaaagccagtcatTTAGCCttatgctaaacagcccctgcaacAGGGGATATGTGCAAAAGGGAGTAAGAGCGGTTATCCTCGACTAGACAGCCAGAGGAGAGAATATTGTGAATTTCTCTACTTGACTGAGCGATAGTGGAACCGGCTGTAAGTCATTAGGAGAGTTAAGTCCCGAAGTATCAGAAGAATGGATGACAATCTCAGCAGCAAATGAACTGAGACTGAGATAGTGATCATGTGGATATGTAGCTGGTAGCTCAGTTTGGGTCGAAATATTTTGCCATGACTGAACAGTCTGGTTCAGACTCAGACAGTTACCAGGGAGAGAAATTGAGTCGTTGGTTAAGGTGTGGACTTTGTAGAGGGGACTGATGATAATgtctttggtcttcccaatatttatttgGAGGAAATATCTGTTCATCTAGTACTGGATGTCACAGAAGTCAGGACGGTGTGTGAGTTGGAGAAAACCTAGAGGTGATGGTTTTCACATCCACCTGATACCCTGGTCCTCTGGGTGGTCAGGTTGAGGGTTTGTCAAAATTCTCTCGAGATAAATAAAATCCTCCTTTGCCCCTTGGTTCGTACACATGGCCCCTTCTCTCTCTTGTCCTCTTCTCCCACATATTGGCCAGAATCCTGTGTGGGCCAAGACCGGGTGGCAGAATTACTTCCCTGAAAGACATTTATGAACCAGCtggtttttttatgacaatccagcagttttcatggtcactttttcccagtgtcagccccacaaatgaccagattcattcagctcaatttcacaacctgcttttgtttttttgtgcgttctctcactctgtattttctgttttaaatcaattccacaggatattagaagaggagatTTGCAGTtaggaaactgaaaccaaacatcacatcaggatcagACAGAATCACCCGTTTTATTGGGACCGGAATATtatcggattttgaacatggcAGGTAAAGGAATCATTCCCAGTGGGAAGAAACTgaacacgtgttctgtgtgtggacgaggattcagacGATCATCTGACCTGTTGATACAcaagcgcagtcacactgggaagaaaccgtggaaatgtggagtaTGTAGGAAGGGATTCCGATCGCCATCTCATCTTGAAAAGCATTgccgcattcacactggggagaaaccattcacctgctccgactgtgggaagggattcactcagtcagccaacctgctgagacaccagcgagttcacactggggagaggctgttcacctgctctgaatctGGGAACAGAATCCCTcgctcatccaacctgctgagacaccagcgagttcactctgggaagaagccattcacctgctccgagtgtgggaagggattcacaaggTCATCtaacctgctggcacaccagcgggttcacaccgacGACAGACCCTTTAAATGTCCAGAGTGCggaaagtgctataaaagttctggggaactgatgtcccatcaacgtgttcacactgacgagagaccgttcaggtgctctcgaTGTGAGAGTGGGTTCAAGACATCTTACGCCCTCACCAaacaccagcgcactcacactgatgagagaccgttcaaGTGTTCTCACTGTGGGGCAGCGTTCAGACAATCGAGTGACCTCGCTgtacaccagcgcactcacactggggagaggccattcacctgctcccactgTGGGAAGGGGTTCTCTCACTCATCCAgcatgctgagacaccagcgagttcacacgaaTGAGAGACCTTtcatctgctcccagtgtgggaagggattcaatcagtcatccatcctgctgagacaccagcaagcTCACACCActgagagaccatttaaatgtccagactgtgggaaatgctacaaaagttctggggaactgatgcgccatcaacgtgttcacactgacgagagaccgttcagttgctctcactgtgggaaaaGGTTCAAGACATCGTCTACCCTCACTGCACACCAGCGCActcacagtgaggagaaaccttttaaatGCCAGGACTGTGAGAAATGCTATAAAAGTTCCAGGGAACTGATACGCCATCAACATGcgcacactgaggagagaccttttaaatgctcaGACTGTGAGAAGTGCTTTAGAAGTCCCACCAAtctgatgtcccatcaacgtgttcacactgatgagagaccgttcaggtgctctcactgtgggactaggTTCAGAGAATCAGCTCACCTCACCgtacaccagcgcactcacacgggagagagaccgttcacctgctccgattgtgggaagggattcagtcattcatccaacctgcgggcacaccagcgaattcacaaatGACGACAGTAATTGGATTTTGCTGCCAGTTACATCTAGAAATGAACCATGTTCATTGTgctctgtttctgctgatgtTAGCAGGGTAATATCTgccagtggcagcacggtagcacaggtgattagccctgtggcttcacagcacgtgggtcccaggttcgattccctgctgggtcactgtgtggagtttgcactttctcccaatgtctgcgtgggtttccccccacagtccaaagtgcaggttaggtggattggccaagagaaattgcccttagtgaccaaacaatgttaggagggattattgggttacaggaatagggtggaagtgagggtttaagtgggtcgatgcagactcaatgggccgaatggcctccttctgcattgtatcttCTGTGTTAACAAACTTCAGCCGAGTTAATATTCTACGTAAATGTGAAATAAATCGGATTTGTGTTAAATGCACACTACGGACATTCCTTAaaggtctctccctctccccagtcTCCTCCACCGTCACCTCCAACAACAAGTGTGATGAACTCATGGAGCATCTTTGTCACGAAGAGTGA
Coding sequences within it:
- the LOC119961695 gene encoding zinc finger protein 135-like; translation: MAGKGIIPSGKKLNTCSVCGRGFRRSSDLLIHKRSHTGKKPWKCGVCRKGFRSPSHLEKHCRIHTGEKPFTCSDCGKGFTQSANLLRHQRVHTGERLFTCSESGNRIPRSSNLLRHQRVHSGKKPFTCSECGKGFTRSSNLLAHQRVHTDDRPFKCPECGKCYKSSGELMSHQRVHTDERPFRCSRCESGFKTSYALTKHQRTHTDERPFKCSHCGAAFRQSSDLAVHQRTHTGERPFTCSHCGKGFSHSSSMLRHQRVHTNERPFICSQCGKGFNQSSILLRHQQAHTTERPFKCPDCGKCYKSSGELMRHQRVHTDERPFSCSHCGKRFKTSSTLTAHQRTHSEEKPFKCQDCEKCYKSSRELIRHQHAHTEERPFKCSDCEKCFRSPTNLMSHQRVHTDERPFRCSHCGTRFRESAHLTVHQRTHTGERPFTCSDCGKGFSHSSNLRAHQRIHK